Proteins found in one Planctomycetes bacterium MalM25 genomic segment:
- a CDS encoding hypothetical protein (Phosphate-specific transport system accessory protein PhoU homolog) → MSIHLERDLDALEQDLLAQSALVEEMMRIACRGLCDRRLGLSDELLEREPEINRREVKIEEECLKILALHQPVAVDLRRVATVLKTNGDLERIADLAVNVGERTNAIASFPELPLPEFLGRMADAAIGMVRDALDALVELDADAARRVRQHDDEVDDLNRKVIDSVYELIRQSPHLVEPALHLFSASRHIERMADHATNIAEDVIYLVEGEITRHRRDALPDSSTPSAPGS, encoded by the coding sequence ATGTCGATCCACCTGGAACGCGACCTCGACGCTCTCGAGCAAGACCTGCTGGCGCAGTCGGCGCTCGTCGAGGAGATGATGCGGATCGCCTGCCGGGGACTCTGCGATCGCCGGCTCGGCCTCTCGGACGAGTTGCTCGAACGCGAGCCCGAGATCAACCGCCGCGAGGTGAAGATCGAGGAAGAGTGCCTGAAGATCCTCGCCCTGCACCAGCCGGTGGCGGTCGATCTGCGGCGTGTGGCGACGGTGCTCAAGACCAACGGCGACCTCGAACGCATCGCCGACCTGGCGGTGAACGTCGGCGAACGGACCAACGCGATCGCTTCGTTCCCGGAGCTGCCACTGCCCGAGTTCCTGGGCCGCATGGCCGACGCCGCGATCGGGATGGTGCGCGACGCCCTCGACGCGCTGGTCGAACTCGATGCCGACGCCGCCCGTCGGGTGCGGCAGCACGACGACGAGGTCGATGACCTCAACCGCAAGGTGATCGACTCGGTCTACGAGCTGATCCGCCAGAGCCCGCACCTCGTCGAGCCGGCGCTGCACCTGTTCAGCGCGTCGCGGCACATCGAACGGATGGCCGACCACGCCACGAACATCGCGGAAGACGTGATCTACCTGGTCGAGGGCGAGATCACCCGCCACCGACGCGACGCCCTGCCCGATTCTTCCACGCCCTCCGCTCCCGGCAGCTGA
- the phoB gene encoding Phosphate regulon transcriptional regulatory protein PhoB encodes MAKAKILVVEDDRSLADVLEYNLRQDGYETYVAYDGQDGLNQSKLRAPDLIVLDLMLPILDGMEICRRVRADPVTKDQLVLMLTAKGEETDQVAGFSVGADDYVAKPFSVRVLLERVKALLRRLGGSGQPGDVLVSQGILVDRERHRVTADEVVLDLTPSEFGLLESLIRQPGRVFSRSELIDTALGGDSLVLERTIDVHVRALRKKLNAHADLIETVRGVGYRFRDPAGVR; translated from the coding sequence ATGGCCAAGGCGAAGATCCTAGTGGTTGAGGATGACCGCTCACTCGCGGACGTCCTTGAGTACAACCTGCGGCAAGACGGCTACGAGACGTACGTCGCGTACGACGGGCAAGACGGGCTCAACCAGTCGAAGCTCCGCGCGCCCGACCTGATCGTCCTCGACCTGATGCTGCCGATCCTCGACGGCATGGAGATCTGCCGCCGGGTCCGCGCCGACCCGGTCACCAAGGACCAGCTCGTGCTGATGCTCACCGCCAAGGGCGAGGAGACCGACCAGGTCGCCGGGTTCTCGGTGGGCGCGGACGACTACGTCGCGAAGCCGTTCAGCGTCCGCGTGTTGCTGGAGCGGGTGAAGGCCCTGCTCCGCCGCCTGGGCGGGTCGGGCCAGCCGGGCGACGTGCTCGTGAGCCAGGGCATCCTGGTCGATCGCGAGCGGCACCGCGTGACCGCCGACGAGGTCGTGCTCGACCTCACTCCCAGCGAGTTCGGCCTGCTCGAGTCGTTGATCCGCCAGCCGGGGCGTGTCTTCAGCCGCTCGGAGCTGATCGACACCGCGCTGGGTGGTGACTCGCTGGTGCTCGAGCGGACGATCGACGTGCACGTCCGGGCGCTCCGCAAGAAGCTCAACGCCCACGCCGACCTGATCGAAACGGTCCGCGGCGTGGGGTACCGCTTCCGCGACCCGGCGGGCGTGCGCTGA
- a CDS encoding RNA polymerase sigma factor: MSESKNVSHWINLVKNGDSAAADRIWRHYFERIVRAVRGRLQGGNRAVTDEEDIALSVFDSFYGAAENGRFPDLSDRDDLWQLLLRMAARKVVDKRRRDQRQKRGGDVRVHSLDQADDEERIIEAIGHEPSPEMALMMQETVERFFSHLGGGSLGEIAGAKLEGHSNAEIARHLGCSERTVERRLHLIREKCQQELMGADEQPPEETADRRPGTD, from the coding sequence GTGTCCGAGAGCAAGAACGTTAGCCATTGGATCAACCTGGTAAAGAACGGCGACTCAGCAGCCGCGGACCGCATCTGGCGTCACTATTTCGAGCGAATCGTCCGCGCGGTTAGAGGTCGGTTGCAAGGCGGCAACCGGGCTGTCACTGATGAGGAGGACATCGCCCTGAGCGTGTTCGACAGCTTTTACGGCGCGGCGGAGAACGGGCGTTTCCCCGACTTGTCAGACAGGGACGACCTGTGGCAACTGCTGCTAAGAATGGCGGCCAGGAAGGTGGTTGATAAGAGGAGACGGGACCAGCGGCAGAAGCGTGGCGGCGACGTTCGGGTCCACTCACTCGACCAAGCCGACGACGAGGAGCGGATCATCGAAGCGATCGGCCACGAGCCCTCGCCGGAGATGGCCCTGATGATGCAGGAGACCGTCGAGCGATTTTTCTCTCATTTGGGTGGCGGGTCGCTGGGAGAAATAGCGGGTGCCAAGTTGGAGGGGCACTCCAATGCCGAAATCGCCCGGCATTTGGGCTGCTCCGAGCGGACGGTCGAGCGTCGTCTGCACTTGATTCGCGAGAAATGCCAGCAGGAGTTGATGGGAGCCGATGAACAACCGCCAGAAGAAACTGCCGATCGCCGCCCTGGAACGGATTGA
- the pknB_8 gene encoding Serine/threonine-protein kinase PknB, which produces MNNRQKKLPIAALERIDDACAEFERKWRSNDPPSIESALAVATDPQERDVLLAELVALDIDYRRCRGETPDKQEYRDRFPGQSEVINDALAESVPHAGAFQPPTLGRLAELFPSLEIIELIGAGGMGAVYKVRQPGLDRVVALKILPPEFDHDVKFALRFTREARTLAKLTHPNIVSVFEFGNVQDTYYFLMEFVEGSTLRDVVSASELEPEHALAIVPHLCDALQYAHDKEIVHRDIKPENILIASDGSVKIADFGLSRILGEDGQEGTLTATHQVMGTPRYMAPEQLEGSHGVDHRADIYSLGVVFYEMLTGELPIGRFAAPSKKAQIDVRLDEVVLRTLEKEPQRRYQRASHVKSDMQSIVDGNDSSAMPTVAYEASAVGGHATSINSFAQQEIAGQMLLTRSQLMDRVRAALRPLFRWQLVVILIGIALIGVGARCWAPNTQVPHRLVSGLVVHVYGVLLIAQGLLVCTRIRRIDYAKPVAEIREKLDSLRSGYLRSGILIGHVWWLMWIPVAISLGFEQLLHSNALYSSLGVGAIGFGVSVLLCWLAVRPGNPNAASWKAKMSGSSIDGAYRTLDEIERAQIQ; this is translated from the coding sequence ATGAACAACCGCCAGAAGAAACTGCCGATCGCCGCCCTGGAACGGATTGACGACGCTTGCGCCGAGTTCGAGCGGAAGTGGCGTTCCAACGACCCGCCCTCGATTGAGTCCGCCCTGGCGGTCGCCACCGACCCGCAGGAACGCGATGTCTTGCTGGCGGAGCTCGTGGCTCTCGATATCGACTACCGGCGTTGCCGCGGCGAAACGCCCGACAAGCAAGAATATCGGGATCGGTTCCCCGGCCAATCCGAGGTGATCAACGACGCCCTCGCCGAGTCGGTGCCGCACGCCGGTGCCTTCCAGCCGCCGACCCTCGGCCGACTCGCCGAGCTCTTTCCTTCACTCGAGATCATCGAGTTGATCGGCGCCGGGGGGATGGGAGCCGTCTACAAGGTCCGCCAACCGGGGCTCGACCGCGTGGTAGCGCTGAAGATCTTGCCGCCGGAGTTCGACCACGACGTCAAGTTTGCCCTCAGATTCACGAGGGAAGCGAGGACGCTCGCCAAGCTAACTCATCCGAACATTGTCTCGGTCTTCGAGTTCGGGAATGTCCAGGACACCTACTACTTCTTGATGGAGTTCGTCGAAGGCTCGACGCTCCGCGATGTGGTCAGCGCCAGCGAGCTGGAACCCGAGCACGCGCTGGCGATCGTGCCCCATCTTTGCGACGCGTTGCAATACGCCCACGACAAGGAGATCGTCCACCGGGACATCAAGCCCGAGAACATCCTGATCGCGTCTGACGGGAGCGTGAAGATCGCCGACTTCGGGCTCTCTCGGATCTTGGGCGAAGACGGGCAGGAAGGCACCCTCACCGCGACACACCAGGTGATGGGCACGCCACGCTACATGGCCCCCGAGCAGTTGGAAGGATCACACGGCGTCGATCACCGGGCCGACATCTACTCGCTCGGCGTGGTCTTCTACGAGATGCTTACAGGCGAGTTGCCGATTGGACGCTTCGCCGCCCCATCGAAGAAGGCCCAGATCGACGTTCGGCTCGACGAGGTCGTGCTGCGGACCTTGGAAAAGGAGCCGCAGCGTCGTTATCAACGTGCCAGCCACGTGAAGTCCGACATGCAGTCGATCGTTGACGGCAATGATTCATCGGCCATGCCGACCGTTGCCTACGAGGCGTCGGCGGTGGGGGGCCATGCCACGTCCATCAACAGCTTTGCACAGCAGGAGATCGCCGGTCAGATGCTGCTGACACGCAGCCAGCTGATGGACCGGGTCCGAGCTGCCCTCCGGCCACTCTTCCGCTGGCAGTTGGTGGTTATCCTAATCGGCATTGCCCTGATCGGCGTTGGCGCTCGGTGTTGGGCTCCGAACACCCAAGTTCCCCACCGCCTGGTCAGTGGATTGGTGGTGCATGTGTACGGCGTGCTCCTAATTGCCCAGGGACTGCTTGTCTGCACACGGATCCGCCGGATCGACTACGCGAAGCCAGTCGCTGAGATCCGCGAGAAACTCGACAGCCTGCGCTCTGGTTACCTTCGCTCGGGCATCCTCATCGGCCACGTTTGGTGGCTCATGTGGATCCCGGTCGCGATCTCGCTTGGGTTCGAGCAATTGCTCCACTCCAACGCTCTCTACTCGTCGCTGGGGGTCGGTGCGATCGGTTTCGGGGTCTCAGTCTTGCTCTGCTGGCTCGCCGTGCGACCTGGAAATCCCAACGCCGCCAGCTGGAAAGCAAAGATGTCCGGAAGCAGCATCGATGGTGCGTACCGAACACTCGACGAGATCGAGAGGGCTCAGATCCAATAG
- the nei1_1 gene encoding Endonuclease 8 1 gives MPEGDTLYKAAAAVGPVLRGRPILRASSSDRTTVDPIDAPSLVGRTVTEVAARGKHLMISLDDDRVVHSHLGMTGAWHAYPQGEAWRKPASQAALALETEHHAVVCFSPKLLELVSVLSLRRNDYLRRLGPDLMRPDSDLNVALARLRTHPLAPIGEAVMNQTLVAGIGNVYKSETLFVARINPWTRVGDLSDERLLGYLEATRRLMRRNRGRGRRVTRQNGAGGRHWVYGRRGEPCSECGEPIRLRRQGDAGRSTYWCASCQPVACFDDSTP, from the coding sequence ATGCCCGAAGGAGACACCCTCTACAAAGCGGCCGCCGCGGTCGGGCCGGTTCTGCGGGGGCGCCCGATCCTCCGCGCCAGCAGCTCCGACCGCACGACGGTGGATCCGATCGACGCGCCGTCGCTCGTTGGGCGCACCGTCACCGAGGTCGCGGCCCGCGGCAAGCACCTGATGATCTCACTGGATGACGACCGGGTCGTCCACTCGCACCTGGGCATGACCGGCGCGTGGCACGCCTACCCGCAGGGCGAGGCGTGGCGCAAGCCGGCGTCGCAGGCGGCGTTGGCCCTTGAGACCGAGCACCACGCGGTCGTCTGCTTCAGCCCCAAGTTGCTCGAGCTGGTCTCCGTGCTCAGCCTCCGCCGGAACGACTACCTGCGGCGGCTCGGCCCCGACCTGATGCGACCCGACAGCGACCTGAACGTCGCGCTCGCCCGGCTGCGGACGCACCCGCTCGCGCCGATCGGCGAGGCGGTGATGAACCAGACGCTCGTCGCCGGCATCGGCAACGTCTACAAGAGCGAGACCCTCTTCGTCGCCCGCATCAACCCGTGGACGCGGGTCGGCGACCTGTCCGACGAGCGGCTGCTCGGCTACCTCGAAGCGACCCGTCGGCTGATGCGCCGCAACCGAGGCCGCGGCCGCCGCGTCACGCGGCAGAACGGCGCGGGCGGCCGCCACTGGGTCTATGGCCGCCGGGGCGAGCCGTGCTCCGAGTGCGGCGAGCCGATCCGTCTCCGCCGACAGGGCGACGCGGGCCGCAGCACGTACTGGTGCGCGAGTTGCCAACCGGTCGCCTGCTTCGACGATTCAACCCCATGA
- a CDS encoding Stress responsive A/B Barrel Domain protein, translated as MYAARLLFPALLLLTASTAMSAPQAHMVFFTLAEPSEANRDRLVAGCQKHLADHDGVLYFSVGVLADDLDREVNDKSFHVALHLVFESREAHDTYQKHPRHLTFVKENKTLWSQVKVYDSDLVKAASSAPAE; from the coding sequence ATGTACGCCGCCCGCCTGCTGTTTCCCGCCCTCCTCCTGCTGACCGCCTCGACCGCCATGTCCGCGCCGCAAGCCCATATGGTCTTCTTCACCCTCGCCGAACCGAGCGAGGCGAACCGCGACCGGCTGGTCGCCGGCTGCCAGAAGCACCTGGCGGACCACGACGGCGTGCTCTACTTCTCGGTCGGCGTGCTGGCGGACGACCTCGACCGCGAGGTGAACGACAAATCGTTCCACGTGGCGTTGCACCTGGTCTTCGAGAGCCGTGAGGCGCACGACACCTACCAGAAGCACCCGCGGCACCTGACGTTCGTCAAGGAGAACAAGACGCTCTGGTCGCAGGTGAAGGTCTACGACAGCGACCTCGTGAAGGCCGCCTCATCGGCGCCGGCAGAGTGA
- the fpr gene encoding Ferredoxin--NADP reductase, giving the protein MPTIDPRLTEAEIQSLRDQHYNATVTYLWRPTRHLMRVRVRLDEGVQEEGVALNYEPGQYTTLGMGYWEPRVPEADKEDLDDKKLRRMVKRAYSISCRLLDDNDRVTPSGPEDEIEFYIALVLKAEKTPPALTPRLFVTRLGDRLHMGPRTKGAFTLEDVKPTDNVLFAGTGTGEAPHNAMLSKLLASGHQGQITNACCVRYHEDLGYTREHNTLMREFPNYRYLPLTTREIENRDTKHPDYVGVRYVQDLLDGEKVAEEIGFELDPAQTHVYLCGNPAMIGIPNKKDHPDGRYPKPRGVVEVLEEKGFRADEPKTPGNIHYEKYW; this is encoded by the coding sequence ATGCCCACGATCGATCCCCGCCTGACTGAAGCCGAGATTCAGTCGCTCCGCGACCAGCACTACAACGCGACCGTGACCTACCTCTGGAGGCCCACGCGGCACCTGATGCGGGTCCGCGTCCGCCTCGACGAGGGGGTCCAAGAGGAGGGGGTCGCCCTCAACTACGAGCCGGGTCAGTACACGACCTTGGGCATGGGCTACTGGGAGCCCCGCGTGCCGGAGGCCGATAAAGAGGACCTCGACGACAAGAAGCTCCGCCGCATGGTCAAGCGGGCCTACTCGATCAGCTGCCGCCTGCTCGACGACAACGACCGGGTCACCCCGTCCGGTCCCGAGGACGAGATCGAGTTCTACATCGCCCTGGTCCTCAAGGCCGAGAAGACCCCGCCCGCGCTCACCCCACGTCTCTTTGTCACGAGGCTGGGCGACCGGCTTCACATGGGGCCTCGGACCAAGGGCGCCTTCACGCTCGAGGACGTCAAACCGACCGACAACGTCCTGTTCGCCGGCACCGGCACGGGCGAGGCACCGCACAACGCGATGCTCAGCAAGCTGCTCGCCAGCGGCCACCAGGGCCAGATCACCAACGCCTGCTGCGTCCGCTACCACGAGGACCTCGGCTACACCCGCGAGCACAACACCTTGATGCGGGAGTTCCCGAACTACCGCTACCTGCCGCTCACGACCCGCGAGATCGAGAACCGGGACACCAAGCACCCGGACTACGTCGGCGTCCGCTACGTGCAGGACCTGCTGGACGGGGAGAAGGTGGCCGAGGAGATCGGCTTCGAGCTCGACCCGGCCCAGACGCACGTCTACCTGTGCGGCAACCCGGCGATGATCGGCATCCCCAACAAGAAGGACCACCCGGACGGCCGCTACCCGAAGCCCCGCGGCGTGGTCGAGGTGCTTGAGGAGAAGGGTTTCCGGGCCGACGAGCCCAAGACGCCGGGCAACATCCACTACGAGAAGTACTGGTAG
- the capB gene encoding Cold shock protein CapB — protein MAEGTIKRLTDKGFGFIDTGSGNDMFFHHSAVEGVAYDDLREGQQVTFTAGEGPKGPRAENVQVVG, from the coding sequence ATGGCTGAAGGCACGATCAAGCGACTGACGGACAAGGGCTTCGGGTTCATCGACACCGGAAGCGGAAACGACATGTTCTTCCACCACTCCGCGGTTGAGGGCGTCGCTTACGACGACCTCCGCGAGGGGCAGCAGGTCACGTTCACCGCCGGCGAAGGCCCCAAGGGTCCCCGCGCTGAGAACGTCCAGGTGGTTGGCTGA
- the eno gene encoding Enolase, whose amino-acid sequence MSTIIDVHARQILDSRGNPTVECEVTLDDGSMGRAAVPSGASTGAHEANELRDGDKSIYLGKGVLKAVHNVNNVISDGQFDDESITEGLVGMDALDQVAVDQRMLELDGTPNKSNLGANAILSASLATARAAANYAGLPLYRYLGGSNARLLPAPMMNILNGGEHADNSVDIQEFMVMPLGFDTFSEALRCGCEIFHHLKKVLSDKGLSTSVGDEGGFAPNLGANAEAFDIILTAIENAGYKPGEQVWFAMDCAATEFYDAEKKVYTIDGKELDSAGMVDLLASWVDKHPICSIEDGCDEDDWEGWKMLTQKIGDKCQLVGDDLFVTNVERLQRGIDENIGNSILIKVNQIGSLTETINAIQLAHDNDFTSVTSHRSGETEDSTIADLAVALHTGQIKTGSASRSDRMAKYNQLLRIEEQLAGGAVYGGPKFAAKLS is encoded by the coding sequence ATGAGCACGATTATCGACGTCCACGCCCGCCAGATCCTCGACTCCCGTGGCAACCCCACGGTCGAGTGCGAGGTCACTCTGGACGATGGCTCCATGGGCCGAGCCGCGGTGCCCTCCGGAGCCAGCACCGGCGCCCACGAAGCGAACGAGCTGCGTGATGGCGACAAGTCGATCTACCTGGGCAAGGGCGTGCTCAAGGCGGTCCACAACGTCAACAACGTGATTAGCGATGGGCAGTTCGACGACGAGTCGATCACCGAAGGGCTGGTCGGCATGGACGCCCTCGACCAGGTCGCGGTCGACCAGCGGATGCTGGAGCTGGACGGGACGCCGAACAAGTCCAACCTCGGCGCCAACGCCATCCTGAGCGCTTCGCTCGCCACGGCCCGCGCCGCGGCCAACTACGCCGGCCTGCCGCTCTACCGCTACCTGGGCGGATCGAACGCCCGGCTGCTGCCGGCGCCGATGATGAACATCCTCAACGGGGGCGAGCACGCCGACAACTCCGTGGACATTCAGGAGTTCATGGTGATGCCGTTGGGCTTCGACACGTTCAGCGAAGCGCTCCGCTGCGGCTGCGAGATCTTCCACCACCTGAAGAAGGTGCTCAGCGACAAGGGCCTGAGCACCAGCGTCGGCGACGAGGGGGGCTTCGCCCCGAACCTCGGCGCCAACGCCGAGGCGTTCGACATTATTCTGACCGCCATCGAGAACGCCGGCTACAAGCCGGGCGAGCAGGTCTGGTTCGCGATGGACTGCGCCGCGACCGAGTTCTACGACGCCGAGAAGAAGGTCTACACGATCGACGGCAAGGAGCTCGACTCGGCCGGCATGGTCGATCTGCTCGCTTCGTGGGTCGACAAGCACCCGATCTGCAGCATCGAGGACGGCTGCGACGAGGACGACTGGGAGGGCTGGAAGATGCTCACCCAGAAGATCGGCGACAAGTGCCAGCTGGTCGGCGACGACCTATTCGTCACGAACGTCGAGCGCCTGCAACGCGGCATCGACGAGAACATCGGCAACAGCATCCTGATCAAGGTCAACCAGATCGGCTCGCTCACCGAGACGATCAACGCGATCCAGCTCGCCCACGACAACGACTTCACGTCGGTCACCTCGCACCGCAGTGGCGAGACCGAGGACAGCACGATCGCCGACCTGGCCGTCGCGCTGCACACGGGCCAGATCAAGACCGGCTCCGCGAGCCGCTCGGACCGCATGGCGAAGTACAACCAGCTGCTGCGGATCGAGGAGCAACTCGCCGGCGGCGCCGTCTACGGCGGGCCGAAGTTCGCCGCGAAGCTCAGCTGA
- a CDS encoding Matrixin, with amino-acid sequence MCPPSHSEPLHRLSERPPRPLNRRLAAGCLLAWIALTGAPREADAFVPAGTDAEDSRWQSTSAGSTGDEGDPITLTWSFIPDGTQVRRPENTLLQDPSDLIAEFDAAFGAGPGGADLTLRPWFTYFEQSFDRMSELMGVTYVYEPNDNSQDHGVGSGISGFRGDVRIGGIGMDGSGGTLAYNYFPSGGGDMALDTDDLASFFTDSTNNYRVLRNTIMHEAGHGLGLEHSSSGNADFLMEAAINESFDGPQHDDLRGFHWLYGDALEKGGRNETAATATDLGALAVGGSLSIGAGGTGASIGMNETDFVSIANEDDDDYFAFTIAEPVRLDATMTPRGASYLQGAAAFDTTSTNDLFLTIYDTDGTTLLIEEAIGPAGVAETVTDFALDTAGTYYARVRSVTLAFGQVVQFYQLDLSAQSLIPELLGDFNSDGVVDAGDYTVWRDTLGSLVSAYTGADHNGDGQVNSADYTLWRDNFGATLGAAVAVPEPAAAVPVALLLLGIASHPIRLTRPIG; translated from the coding sequence GTGTGCCCACCGTCCCACTCTGAGCCGCTCCACCGCTTGTCTGAACGCCCCCCCCGCCCGCTGAACCGCCGCCTCGCGGCCGGCTGCCTCCTCGCCTGGATCGCCCTAACCGGGGCCCCGCGCGAGGCGGACGCCTTCGTGCCCGCCGGGACCGACGCGGAGGATTCTCGGTGGCAGAGCACGTCGGCCGGCTCGACCGGCGACGAGGGCGACCCGATCACGCTCACCTGGAGCTTCATCCCGGACGGAACCCAGGTGCGTCGCCCCGAGAACACGCTGCTGCAAGACCCGAGCGACCTGATCGCCGAGTTCGACGCCGCCTTCGGCGCCGGACCGGGTGGCGCCGACCTGACGCTGCGTCCCTGGTTCACCTACTTCGAGCAATCGTTCGATCGGATGAGCGAGCTCATGGGGGTCACCTACGTCTACGAGCCGAACGACAACTCGCAGGACCATGGCGTGGGGAGCGGCATCTCCGGCTTCCGCGGCGACGTCCGCATCGGCGGCATCGGCATGGACGGCTCGGGCGGTACGCTCGCTTACAACTACTTCCCGTCCGGCGGGGGCGACATGGCGCTCGACACGGACGACCTCGCCAGCTTCTTCACGGACAGCACGAACAACTACCGCGTGCTGCGCAACACGATCATGCACGAGGCGGGGCACGGCCTCGGACTGGAGCACTCCTCCAGCGGCAACGCCGACTTCTTGATGGAGGCCGCCATCAACGAGTCGTTCGACGGCCCGCAGCACGACGACCTCCGCGGTTTCCACTGGCTGTACGGCGACGCCCTCGAGAAAGGGGGCCGCAACGAGACCGCCGCCACCGCGACCGACCTCGGCGCGCTGGCCGTGGGCGGATCGCTCTCGATCGGGGCGGGCGGCACGGGGGCGTCGATCGGCATGAACGAGACCGACTTCGTCAGTATCGCCAACGAGGACGACGACGACTACTTCGCCTTCACCATCGCCGAGCCGGTGCGGCTCGACGCGACCATGACCCCGCGCGGAGCGAGCTATCTCCAGGGCGCCGCGGCCTTCGACACCACGTCGACCAACGACCTCTTCCTCACGATCTACGACACCGACGGCACGACGCTGCTCATCGAAGAGGCGATCGGCCCCGCCGGCGTGGCGGAGACCGTCACCGACTTCGCCCTCGACACGGCCGGGACGTACTACGCCCGGGTGCGAAGCGTCACCCTCGCCTTCGGCCAGGTCGTGCAGTTCTACCAACTCGACCTGAGCGCCCAATCACTCATCCCCGAGCTGCTGGGCGACTTCAACTCGGACGGCGTCGTCGACGCAGGCGACTACACGGTCTGGCGCGACACCTTAGGCTCCCTCGTCAGCGCCTACACCGGGGCCGATCACAACGGCGACGGCCAGGTCAACTCCGCCGACTACACGCTCTGGCGGGACAACTTTGGCGCCACGCTCGGGGCGGCGGTCGCGGTCCCCGAACCGGCGGCGGCTGTTCCGGTGGCCCTCCTGCTGCTCGGGATCGCGAGTCATCCCATACGACTCACACGACCCATCGGCTAA
- a CDS encoding Aspartyl/Asparaginyl beta-hydroxylase has product MSFQKRVNRWFWRGVGGDSRPVVYDIDQTFPALRRFETPEAIETIRAELAGILPERDDIPRYHEIDPGRSHISSESDGEASWRVFMLYAMGAKPAENRARCPETCRLLDQTPDLFQAFFSILEPRKSVPAHESPYAGYLRYHLPLVVPTDTPPRMRIKDHWHTWRDGEGLLFCDYWDHEVENHSDQVRVVLIVDLFRPLPWLRDRVNRAITRRYLRRQYGKKVASGQAPEL; this is encoded by the coding sequence ATGTCCTTTCAGAAGCGGGTCAATCGTTGGTTCTGGCGCGGCGTCGGCGGCGACTCGCGGCCGGTCGTTTACGACATCGACCAGACCTTCCCCGCCCTCCGCCGGTTCGAAACGCCCGAGGCGATCGAGACCATCCGGGCGGAGCTGGCCGGCATCCTGCCGGAGCGCGACGACATCCCGCGCTACCACGAGATCGACCCGGGGCGGTCGCACATCTCGAGCGAGTCCGACGGCGAGGCGAGCTGGCGCGTCTTCATGCTGTACGCGATGGGCGCCAAGCCCGCGGAGAACCGCGCCCGCTGCCCGGAGACCTGCCGGCTGCTCGACCAGACCCCCGACCTGTTCCAGGCGTTCTTCAGCATCCTGGAGCCACGCAAGAGTGTGCCCGCGCACGAGAGCCCGTACGCGGGCTACCTCCGTTACCACCTGCCGCTCGTTGTGCCGACCGACACGCCGCCCCGCATGCGGATCAAGGACCACTGGCACACCTGGCGGGATGGCGAGGGCCTCCTCTTCTGCGACTACTGGGACCACGAGGTCGAGAACCACAGCGACCAAGTGCGCGTCGTCCTGATCGTCGATCTCTTCCGCCCCCTGCCCTGGCTCCGCGACCGCGTGAACCGCGCGATCACCCGCCGGTACCTCCGCCGGCAGTACGGCAAGAAGGTCGCCAGCGGGCAGGCGCCCGAGCTGTAG